The DNA region AGGGGATGGACTGGCTGAGACGACTCGCTCCTCTGGCCCGGGCACCAGGGCCGAGCGGCAGGACTGCACCCTGACGGACCTACACGGAGCACTCCGTCGCCGAGAAAGCCTTGCTGTGCCAGCGCGGCGGTCCGGACGGCTGCTAAAAGCTGTTCTGGCCGTTGCGCAGATCCAGCCACGATGCCTCATTTAGGCGGGTCCGGTCAGAACTGCCGATCGCTACGAGCTTTCCGGTCTGACTGGACGGAAGTTGCTTTGCGAATCGCCTGGCAATGTTTCCCGGGCCGAGGATTCCCCACCTGATGGTCTCTTGGACAAACTCCTTCATGACAAATTCCCTTGCGCTTGAACGTTCATGGATGGACTGCCTGCTGATGTGGCGACCGCCCGGCCGCCTTCCACCGTCACCTCAAACCGGGCAAAACCGCCGTCGGACTTCGGCACGGTGACGGTCCTGCGATGGCCGTCGACTGCGGCAAAGGCCTTGAATTCCAGCTCGTTGGCCCAGTCATATTCCGGCCTGTCGCTGACAGTTCCGAACGGCAGGACTGCACCCTGGCGGACGTACACTGCAGCCTCCATCACCGAGAGCGCCTTGCGGTGCCAGCGGGGTCCAGACAGCTGCTCGCCGCTTTCCAGATGTGTCCAGGTTCCCTCCGGCAGGTAGAAGTCCACCGAGCCGCCACTGCCCATGACCGGCGCCACCAGCAGCTCGGACCCCAGCATGTACTGCCGGTCAAGGTGGGCGCAGGCGGGATCGTCCGGGAACTCCAGGAACATAGGCCGCATCAGCGGGGACCCTGTCTGGTGGGCGTCCTCGGCTGTGGAGAGCAGGTACGGCATCAGCCTCATCTTGAGCTCGGTGAAGTGGCGCAGGACGTCGCTGGATTCGTCGTCCACCAGCCACGGCACACGGTAGGAGTTGGAGCCGTGGAGCCGGGAATGCGAGGACAACAGCCCGAACGCGATCCAGCGCTTGAAGAGTTCCGGTGCCGGAGTTCCCTCGAACCCTCCGATGTCATGGCTCCAAAAGGCGAATCCCGAGGATGCCAGGGACAGGCCGCCGCGGAGGGATTCGGACATTGCCGTGAAGGTAGACTCGCAGTCCCCGCCCCAGTGGACGGGCATCTGCTGCCCTCCTGCCGTAGCCGAGCGGGCGAACAGCACAGCCTGGCCTTCGCCCAGCTCTTTGTTGAGCAGGTCAAAAACCGTCCGGTTGTAGAGCTGCGCGTAGTAGTTGTGCATCCGCTCCGGATCAGAGCCGTCATGCCAGGCCACATCGGTGGGGATGCGCTCCCCGAAGTCCGTTTTGAAGGAATCCACTCCCTGGTTCAGCAGGGTGCGCAGCTTGTCCTGGTACCACGTGACGGCGTCCGGGTTGGTGAAGTCCACCAACCCCATGCCGGCCTGCCACATATCCCATTGCCAGACCGAGCCATCCGCCTTTTTCACCAGGTACCCAAGCTCGGCGCCTTCACGGAACAGGTGCGAGCGCTGCGCGATGTAGGGGTTGATCCATACGCACACTTTGAGCCCCCGCTCGTGGAGCCTGCGGAGCATGCCTTCGGGGTCCGGGAATGTGGCAGGGTCCCAGGTGAAGTCGCTCCAGTGGAAGGCACGCATCCAGTGGCAGTCGAAGTGGAATACGGACAGCGGAAGCTTGCGCTCGGCCATCCCGTCAATGAAGGACATCACCGTCTTCTCGTCGTAGTCAGTGGTGAAGGACGTGGAGAGCCACAGCCCGTAGGACCAGGCAGGAATACGCGAGGGCCTCCCGGTCAGCTCGGTGTAGCGGCGCAGAATCTCTTTGGGGGTCGGTCCGTGGATCACAAAATACTGGAGCTTTTGCCCCTCAACGCTGAACTGCGTCCGGGATACCACTTCGGAGCCGATTTCGAAGGACACCCGCTCCGGGTGGTTCACGAAAACGCCGTATCCGGCGTTGGTGATGAAGAACGGCACGTTCTTGTAGGCGAGCTCGCTGGACGTGCCGCCGTCCTCATTCCAGATGTCGATCGACTGTCCGTTCTTGACCAGCGGTCCGAACCGTTCGCCCAGGCCGTAGACGTTAGTGCCAACCCCGAGCGTCAGCTGTTCGTGGATAAAGTGCTTCCCGTCCTGGTCTGTGATCAGGCCGATGCTGCGGGGCACAGAGCTGGTCAGCAGCCGGCCGTCCCCCAGGAAGTCAACGTTCCAGTCGCCGGCTGTGTTGATGCGGGCGGTGAGGCCGCCGGTGGTGAAGGTGGACGTGCCGCCGTCGTTCCCAATGCTTACGTCCGCTGTGCCTTCCTTCAGCTCGAAGTGCGGGCCACTGTCCACGCCGCCCTGGAAGTGTTCAATGGTCACGCCGATGACATCCGGAAGCGGTGATTCGAAGGTGATGGTCAGCTGGGGGCAGTTCAGTGCATCGCCGCGGTCCGCGATCCTCCTCGTGGGCGCATAGACCATCAGCTTGTCCTGCGAAGCTTCCACATCTGAAACATCCCGCGGATGCAGCGCGGACAGGCCTTTACGGTAGAGCCAGTAGCCGTCCGTGAATTTCATGCTGTTCCTCTATTTCCCTAGTTCTTTGAGTACGAGAGCCCCGAAAGCCGGCAAGGTCAGGTGCTGGCTGTGCTCAGCGCCGGTGAGCAGGTCCACAGACGCCCAGCCGAGCTGGACCGCCTGCGGCAGGTTCGAATGGTTGAGCAGGAACAGGTGGCCGCCGCGGCTGGTCGCTTCCACCGGTTCCGGAAGCGGTGCAACCAGCGGGGAGGCGATGCCAGCTGAGTTCAGGGCTGCACCAAGAACCAGGTCCAGCGCCTCGGCGGGAAGGTCCGCGCCGACGTACCAGGCACTTCCTTCGCCTTTGCGGTTACGTACGACGGCGGGCTTGCCTTTCAGGCGTCCCTCACGAAAGAGCGCCACGGCCTCCGCGGTTTCCTCCCGGATTGCCAGGTCCTCCGCCCAGATACTGGCGTACCAGGATGCTTCAGCCTGTTCTGCGGGTACCGCGCTGCCAAACTCAACGCCTACGGGGGACGCGAGCGGCAACCACTCTTCGCCGTCCACCCCAAGAATTTCCGCCAGCACTCCCGGGAAGCGTCCGGGAACGAGATGTCCGTTTTCGTCCGCCACAGCACTGAACGGGCCCACCACCACGTGTCCGCCACGCTGCACAAACGTGCCAAGGGCTTCGGCGTTCTGCTGCCCGAGTATGAACAGGCTCGGCGCCAGGACCAGCTCGAACCTGCCCAGGTCCGCGGATGGATGGACCACTTCAACGGCGAGCCCCCTGCGGAGGAGCGGCGCGTAGTAGGCCTGGATCTGCTTCACCACTTCCAGCCGGCTGGTGGGGGTGTCGGGTGATTCGGCGGCCCACCAGCTGTCCCAGTCAAAAAGGACCGCGATCTTCGCCCTGGAAGGTGTACCGGCCAGCTGGCGCAGGGACTGCAGGTCATGGCCGAGCTCCGCAACTTCACGGAACACCCGTGTGTGTTCACCGGCCAGGGGTACTACAGCCGAGTGGAAGCGTTCAGCGCCGAAGCTGGACTGGCGGAACTGGAAATAGCAGACGCCGTCGGCACCACGCGCTATGGCAGACAAGGCATCCACCCGCAGTTCCCCCGGTTCCTTGGCCACGTTGTGTTCGCGCCAGTTCACCGCCGAGGTTGCGGACTCGATGAGCAGCCACGGTTCGCCGCCGGAGAGCCCCCGGCACAGGTCGTGGGTCAGCGAGCCCAGCCGGTGGGACTCCGGATCGGACGGGTCGGTATACCAGTCGTTGGCCACTACATCCGTTTCCTTGGCGAAGGAGAAGTAGTCGGCGCCGCGGAAGAACCCCATCAGGTTGGTGGTGATAAGGCTGGTGGGATCGTAGCGGCGGATGATGTCCCGTTCCCCGCGGTAGAGGGACAGCAGCTGATCAGAAGTGAATCGCTGGAAGTCCAGGGTTTGGCTGGGATTGATCAGATAAGGCGCGCGTCGCGGCGGCATGATCTCGTCCCAGCTGCCATATCGCTGGCTCCAGAAGGTGGTTCCCCAGGCGCGGTTCAGCTCCTCCATCGATCCGTAACGCCGCATCAGCCAGGCGCGGAATGCCAGCGCGCTTTCGTCGTCGTAACTGATCTGCCCCAGCTCGTTGCCCACGTGCCACATGGCAACTGCCGGGTGGTCGGTGTACCTTTGGGCCAACGATTCCGTGATGGCTGCCGCGGCTCGGCGGTATCTGGCGGATGACGGGCTGAATTGGTTGCGCGAGCCGTACCAGAGGGTGCGGCCGTCCGCGTCCACTGGAAGCGTCGACGGGTAATCGTGCCCCAACCAGGGCGGCGGCGATGCCGTGGGGGTGGCCAGGCAGACCTTGATGCCACCGTTGTGTAACAGGTCCAGGATGTGGTCCAGCCAGTCGAAGTTGCGGGCACCTTCCGTGGGTTCGAGCGTTGCCCAGCTGAACACCCCGACCGTGGCAAGGTTGATGCCGGCCTGCTGCATCAGCCGGATATCCTCCGGCCAGCTTTCCACCGGCCACTGTTCGGGGTTGTAGTCAGCGCCGTGGATGAGTCCCAGTGTCTCCGTCAGGGAGTCCAGGCCGCGCTTAGGCGTGGAGATGGGAGAAGGGCCAAAGTTGATCATGGTATCGAATCGCTTCAATCAGGGTTTGACAGTTGTGGGTGCCCTAGGCCGGAATGGTTGGGATGATCCAGTCGAATACAATCGAAAGGATGGGCCGTTTCGTACAATCTTTGTGGCTATGATGGTGTTCCACGCGCAGAGGAAGGGAGTGGCCGATGGCCACCATGAATGATGTCGCCAAGGCTGCCGGGGTGTCCACCAGCACTGTGTCCTACGTGCTGAGCGGCAAACGGACCATCTCCGAGGAAACTCGGGAACAGGTCCTGGCCGCCATCAAGGAGCTGGACTATAGCCCCCACTCCGGCGCGAGGTCCCTTGCCTCCAGCAGGTCCAACGTGCTTGGCTTGATGGTCCCCCTGCGGGCGGACGTGAACGTCAGCGTGATCATGCAATTCGTGGCTGGCGTTGTGACTACTGCCCGGGATTACAACCAGGACGTTCTGCTCCTGACCCAGGACGACGCCGATGGCATCCACCGGGTGACTTCCCAGTCCATTGTGGACGGGCTGCTCATGATGGATATCGAAGCGCGCGATACCCGGATCCCCCAGCTTGCGAAGCTCCGGAAGCCTGCTGTCCTGATCGGCTTCCCGGACGATCCGCAGGGCCTGAGCTGCGTGGATTTCGATTTTGCAGCCGCCTCCCGCACTGCCGTGCGGCACCTGACCGAACTCGGCCACAGGAGCATTGGCTTCATCGGTTCCCCGCAGGCCTCCCTTGAGCGTCACGCCACTTATGCCGACCGTGCACGCAAAGGCTTTGAGGATGCCTGCCAGGCTGCCGGCATCAACGCTGCCCTGAGGGCCTGCGAACCCACGTCCGGCGCCCTCGCCGGCGCCCTGGACGCCATGCTTTCGGATCACGAGCCGCCTACGGCCCTGGTGGTTCACAACGAAGGACTGCTCCCCCTGCTGCGAGAAGCCCTCGCCCTGCACGGGCTGCAGATCCCGAAGGACATCTCGGTTGTTGCCATCGCTCCCGAAGACGCGGCCATGGCCTCCGCCCAACCATGGACGGCAGTTTCCATACCGGCCCACGACATTGGACGCGCCGCCGTCGAAATGGTCATGGATCGGCTCAACTCGGACAAGCCTGTGGAGATCCGGCTCATTGTGCCTTCCCTGGTGCAGCGCGAAACCTCTGCGGTCCGCAGCTAGGAGGGCCTGGGCGGCGCTGTTGAAGGTCACCCCTTCACCGCACCGATCATGACTCCCTTGGTGAAGTGCTTTTGCACCAGGGGGTAGACCATGAGGATGGGCACCACGGCCACCACGAGCACTGCCATCTGCAGGGCCAGGGACGGTGCTGCACCCTGCCCCACGGCAATCTGGCCCGGGATCATCACGCCCTGCAGGACATAGGAGCGCAGCACCACCTGGAGCGGGTTCATGGCGCTGTCGTTGATGTAGAGCACCGCATTGAAGAACGCGTTCC from Arthrobacter pascens includes:
- the yicI gene encoding alpha-xylosidase, with amino-acid sequence MKFTDGYWLYRKGLSALHPRDVSDVEASQDKLMVYAPTRRIADRGDALNCPQLTITFESPLPDVIGVTIEHFQGGVDSGPHFELKEGTADVSIGNDGGTSTFTTGGLTARINTAGDWNVDFLGDGRLLTSSVPRSIGLITDQDGKHFIHEQLTLGVGTNVYGLGERFGPLVKNGQSIDIWNEDGGTSSELAYKNVPFFITNAGYGVFVNHPERVSFEIGSEVVSRTQFSVEGQKLQYFVIHGPTPKEILRRYTELTGRPSRIPAWSYGLWLSTSFTTDYDEKTVMSFIDGMAERKLPLSVFHFDCHWMRAFHWSDFTWDPATFPDPEGMLRRLHERGLKVCVWINPYIAQRSHLFREGAELGYLVKKADGSVWQWDMWQAGMGLVDFTNPDAVTWYQDKLRTLLNQGVDSFKTDFGERIPTDVAWHDGSDPERMHNYYAQLYNRTVFDLLNKELGEGQAVLFARSATAGGQQMPVHWGGDCESTFTAMSESLRGGLSLASSGFAFWSHDIGGFEGTPAPELFKRWIAFGLLSSHSRLHGSNSYRVPWLVDDESSDVLRHFTELKMRLMPYLLSTAEDAHQTGSPLMRPMFLEFPDDPACAHLDRQYMLGSELLVAPVMGSGGSVDFYLPEGTWTHLESGEQLSGPRWHRKALSVMEAAVYVRQGAVLPFGTVSDRPEYDWANELEFKAFAAVDGHRRTVTVPKSDGGFARFEVTVEGGRAVATSAGSPSMNVQAQGNLS
- a CDS encoding beta-galactosidase yields the protein MINFGPSPISTPKRGLDSLTETLGLIHGADYNPEQWPVESWPEDIRLMQQAGINLATVGVFSWATLEPTEGARNFDWLDHILDLLHNGGIKVCLATPTASPPPWLGHDYPSTLPVDADGRTLWYGSRNQFSPSSARYRRAAAAITESLAQRYTDHPAVAMWHVGNELGQISYDDESALAFRAWLMRRYGSMEELNRAWGTTFWSQRYGSWDEIMPPRRAPYLINPSQTLDFQRFTSDQLLSLYRGERDIIRRYDPTSLITTNLMGFFRGADYFSFAKETDVVANDWYTDPSDPESHRLGSLTHDLCRGLSGGEPWLLIESATSAVNWREHNVAKEPGELRVDALSAIARGADGVCYFQFRQSSFGAERFHSAVVPLAGEHTRVFREVAELGHDLQSLRQLAGTPSRAKIAVLFDWDSWWAAESPDTPTSRLEVVKQIQAYYAPLLRRGLAVEVVHPSADLGRFELVLAPSLFILGQQNAEALGTFVQRGGHVVVGPFSAVADENGHLVPGRFPGVLAEILGVDGEEWLPLASPVGVEFGSAVPAEQAEASWYASIWAEDLAIREETAEAVALFREGRLKGKPAVVRNRKGEGSAWYVGADLPAEALDLVLGAALNSAGIASPLVAPLPEPVEATSRGGHLFLLNHSNLPQAVQLGWASVDLLTGAEHSQHLTLPAFGALVLKELGK
- a CDS encoding LacI family DNA-binding transcriptional regulator — translated: MATMNDVAKAAGVSTSTVSYVLSGKRTISEETREQVLAAIKELDYSPHSGARSLASSRSNVLGLMVPLRADVNVSVIMQFVAGVVTTARDYNQDVLLLTQDDADGIHRVTSQSIVDGLLMMDIEARDTRIPQLAKLRKPAVLIGFPDDPQGLSCVDFDFAAASRTAVRHLTELGHRSIGFIGSPQASLERHATYADRARKGFEDACQAAGINAALRACEPTSGALAGALDAMLSDHEPPTALVVHNEGLLPLLREALALHGLQIPKDISVVAIAPEDAAMASAQPWTAVSIPAHDIGRAAVEMVMDRLNSDKPVEIRLIVPSLVQRETSAVRS